GTGCGCAGCCTGCGCATGCGCGTCGCCGACGGGCGCGTGCTCGAGGTCTCCGAGCAGACCGAGCCCGAGCTGTTCCGCGCCACGCTGGGCGGCATGGGACTCACGGGTCACATCCTCGAGGTCGAGCTAAAGATGGAGCGCATCCCCAGCGCCTGGCTCTACACCGAGACGCGGCGCGTGGCCGACATCGACGACCTGGTCGAGACACTGCTCGAGTCGAGCCGCCGCTGGCCCATGACCAAGACCTGGTTCGACAGCACCCAGCGCGGGCCGGGCATGGGCCGCGGCTTCGCGGTCATGGGCCGCTGGGCCGAGGCCGGCGAAGCGCCGCCCCAGCCGCCGCTGCTGCGCGAGCGCCTGTCGGTGCCGCCGCTGCCGATCGGGCTCGTGAACGCGCTCACGGTGAGTGTCTTCAACAAGCTCTGGTTCCACTCGCAGAGCCGGCCGCGCGCGGCGATCGCCCACCCGCAGGCGTTCTTCTGGCCGCTCGACGGACTCCTGCACTGGAACCGCCTGTACGGGCCGCGCGGCTTCGCCCAGTACCAGTGCGTGCTGCCGATCGAACGAGACACGCGCGTGGTGCGCCGCTTCTTCGCGATCATGACCCGGCGCGGCTGCCCGTCGCCGGTGTCGGTGATCAAGGACTGCGGCGCCGAGGGCCGCGGCCTCTTGTCGTTCCCCAAGCCCGGCATCTCGATCGCGCTCGACGTGCCGCTGCGCGGCGAGC
The DNA window shown above is from Myxococcota bacterium and carries:
- a CDS encoding FAD-binding oxidoreductase, which produces MERASENFEAATASAALSRGLGRSYGDASLPASPADVVANSRRADRILGFDPGSGVLRAEAGLSLRDLNRVFLRRGWASPVSPGTQYVTLGGMVASDVHGGNHHVAGTFGEHVRSLRMRVADGRVLEVSEQTEPELFRATLGGMGLTGHILEVELKMERIPSAWLYTETRRVADIDDLVETLLESSRRWPMTKTWFDSTQRGPGMGRGFAVMGRWAEAGEAPPQPPLLRERLSVPPLPIGLVNALTVSVFNKLWFHSQSRPRAAIAHPQAFFWPLDGLLHWNRLYGPRGFAQYQCVLPIERDTRVVRRFFAIMTRRGCPSPVSVIKDCGAEGRGLLSFPKPGISIALDVPLRGERTQALVDALNEIVLEAGGRVYMAKDVLTRGTHFRAMEPRLPHFLEVRRKWDPERRLRSALSVRLLGDDV